Proteins from a genomic interval of Pseudomonas paeninsulae:
- a CDS encoding aldehyde dehydrogenase family protein: protein MDIKVKQYLQQFGVSEATQRFLSKPHKLFIGGAWLDAADGGSAEVIEPATEGVLGRIPMGTAADLDRAVQAARAQFDGGAWRLLKPLERERLLHRLADLIETNADELAEIESIDVGKSVAQARAVDIQGTIDTFRYFAGWASKIHGRTVEPSLPGNYLAYTRKEPVGVVGVIVPWNFPLQTMAWKLGAALAVGCTVVVKPAELTSLSALRFAELVQQAGIPDGVVNIVSGRGSVVGAAMASHPGIDKLSFTGSTPVGCSVGKAALDQMKRLTLELGGKSPVIVFADVDLKAAAQAVANGVFFNSGQVCDAGTRAYIHRSIYAEFLGELAAYTASLKMAPGLDPDCFISPLVSRQQQERVLGYIEAGKAEGAEVYYGGEAVEGPGYFVQPTIFANCRNDMRIVQEEIFGPVLVTAPFDDEEEALALANDSPFGLAAALYCNDLGRVHSLIPRLRAGSVYVNAHSTIDPCMPFGGYKQSGYGKDLGAEQLDYLLETKAVWITLP, encoded by the coding sequence GTGGACATCAAGGTCAAACAGTATCTGCAGCAATTCGGCGTCAGCGAAGCCACCCAGCGCTTCCTCAGCAAACCGCACAAGCTGTTTATCGGCGGGGCCTGGCTGGATGCCGCCGATGGCGGCAGCGCCGAGGTGATCGAGCCTGCCACCGAGGGCGTGCTCGGGCGCATCCCGATGGGCACCGCAGCTGATCTCGACCGCGCCGTGCAGGCTGCCCGCGCGCAGTTCGATGGCGGCGCCTGGCGCCTGCTCAAGCCGCTGGAGCGTGAGCGTTTGCTGCATCGTCTGGCCGACCTGATCGAAACCAATGCCGACGAGCTGGCCGAGATCGAATCGATCGACGTGGGCAAGTCGGTGGCCCAGGCGCGCGCCGTGGACATCCAGGGCACCATCGACACCTTCCGCTACTTCGCCGGCTGGGCCAGCAAGATCCACGGGCGTACCGTCGAGCCGTCGCTGCCCGGCAACTACCTGGCCTATACGCGCAAGGAGCCGGTGGGCGTGGTCGGGGTCATAGTGCCGTGGAACTTCCCGCTGCAGACCATGGCCTGGAAGCTCGGCGCGGCCCTGGCGGTTGGCTGCACCGTGGTGGTCAAGCCGGCCGAGCTGACCTCGCTGTCGGCCCTGCGCTTCGCCGAGCTGGTGCAGCAAGCCGGCATCCCCGATGGCGTGGTCAACATCGTCAGCGGGCGCGGCAGCGTGGTCGGCGCGGCCATGGCCAGCCATCCGGGCATCGACAAGCTCAGCTTCACCGGCTCGACCCCGGTCGGTTGCAGCGTGGGCAAGGCGGCCCTGGATCAGATGAAGCGCCTGACCCTGGAATTGGGCGGCAAGTCGCCGGTGATCGTCTTCGCCGATGTCGACCTCAAGGCGGCCGCGCAGGCGGTAGCCAACGGCGTATTCTTCAACTCTGGGCAGGTGTGCGATGCCGGTACCCGTGCCTACATTCATCGCAGCATCTACGCCGAGTTTCTGGGCGAACTGGCCGCCTACACCGCCAGTCTGAAAATGGCGCCGGGCCTCGATCCCGATTGCTTCATCAGCCCGCTGGTGTCGCGCCAGCAGCAGGAACGGGTGCTCGGCTATATCGAGGCCGGCAAGGCCGAGGGCGCCGAGGTCTATTACGGCGGCGAGGCCGTCGAGGGGCCTGGTTACTTCGTCCAACCGACCATCTTCGCCAACTGCCGCAACGACATGCGCATCGTCCAGGAGGAAATCTTCGGCCCGGTGCTGGTGACGGCGCCGTTCGATGACGAAGAGGAGGCGCTGGCGCTGGCCAACGATTCACCGTTTGGCCTGGCCGCCGCGCTCTACTGCAACGACCTCGGTCGCGTACACAGCCTGATTCCGCGGCTGCGCGCCGGCTCGGTGTATGTCAATGCGCACAGCACCATCGACCCGTGCATGCCCTTCGGCGGCTACAAGCAGTCGGGCTATGGCAAGGACCTCGGTGCCGAACAGCTCGATTACCTGCTGGAGACCAAGGCGGTGTGGATCACCCTGCCCTGA